Within Anopheles ziemanni chromosome 2, idAnoZiCoDA_A2_x.2, whole genome shotgun sequence, the genomic segment GTCCCATTTGATGTATCAATTATCGCTAGCAGATGGGATGTAGATCCGAATGACAACAAATGGCGGGTTGTCAAcgatgttttgaattttttaggAGTTTATTTTGAATACGGTTAGCCGCTGGCACAAGTGCATCAGTTTTGGGTGGTAATAATGACCGAATTTTCACAGTCACTGCAGCTTGGCGAGAACACTTTGGAAACATTGGAACGACAGCTTGTGAAACCATTTACGCCTCCATCGGTTAACGCGGCGGATCGACGCACAACTCGATCATCACAGGGTCAGCGGACAAATTGGCAAAGTAGCACCGAAGAGGTGATCGAGGAATCACCAACAAATGTGAAAGGTTCGGCAGAACTCTCCCGGCAGCGCAGTGTTCGGGAACGATTGCAGATCATTTCCACTCAGAGCAGGACACGCAAAACTAGCAAACGAACAACCAAGCGTACAAACTCCACAGTCGCCGGAAGTCAGTGTAAAGACCAACAGGTTGTTGGTGCTACCAGTAAGGATGGACAATCTTCGTCCCATGtcggagaaaaggaaaacataccgGACGGTTTTGTACCCGGGCTGCCGTTGGGATGCCCAGAGGGTGGCATCAAGTCTCGTACAAACAAAGCCCTAGTTGATTCGTTTTCACGAGCAATAGAATTGAACTGCGTTTCTGGGGACGATGATCCGTCCCCAGAAAAGATGGCTCGCATAAGTAATAATGAGTACGATGATCTGTTCCAGAGCAGCATCTTTTCGGTGGATGCAGCACGCAGTCAAACACTTCAATTAAATCAGGAAAATCCCAAAGAAGCAAGCTATCACACTCTGTTTGATCAAAGCGACTTCACTCTCGATAAGTATGATCGAACAACGCCTGGTCAATTGCCTCCCGAGCCTACTGAGACTGAACATCCTTTGCGGTCATCACTTGCCATGATGAGCATGAGCGAAAGCGAACaggaaattttcagtgaaacaGTTTTCGATCGTGCTATCTCTAGTGATCTTATGATCGAGGAAGGAGAAGAGCATACGGGCCTGGAGGAATCCTTACGCGTAACAGACTCGGCAAACGATACGATCGAGGATGTATTGTTGAACATTGAGAATGTCACATTTTCCCAACCACTGGGTCCGATAGGATCAGGGATGTATCGTCAACATCCGAGCAGTGAACAGTCGAATGATGTCCTCGATTTAATCGAATCCGATAAGACCGGCAGCGGCCAAACGGTTCAAGCAATGTTGACGACAATCCGAAACACTAACGATAGTGTTATCTTGTCTGAAAATTGCAATCGAACGCAAAGTACCAGTTTGGTTAAGGAACCTCGAGAGCATCTCGACTGTAGTATGAGCTTCGATAATTCGAATGATTTGCGATCACTTGCAAGCTGGGGTCTTCCGACTACTGTTACGGATGAATACGCCAAGAAGGGGATTGTTGAATTGTTTCAATGGCAAGTGGATTGTTTGTCACAGAAAGAGGTAAGCAAATGAAATACAAGGCACGAGgacattttttttacgtttatttttttcatcattacAGGTTCTTTTGGAAGGCAAAAACCTTGTTTATAGTGCGCCAACATCGGCCGGTAAGACGCTGGTGAGCGAATTCCTCATGGCTAAAACGATTGCCGAACGAAAGTTGAAAGTTTTGCTGATCTTACCATTTGTGGCTGTTGCGCGTGAAAAGATGCTCTACCTTAGGGACCTTCTAGCATCGAGTGGGATGCGTGTGGAAGGGTTCTACGGAGGTTATCATCCACCTGGGGGCTTCGAGTCGGTCGATCTTGCAGTCTGCACGATTGAGAAAGCCAATTCCATCGTAAATCGGCTGCTGGAGCAATCAAACCTTTCCTCGCTCGGGATGGTGGTAGTAGATGAAGCCCATCTCATTTCCGATCCATCGCGGGGTTACATACTGGAGCTGCTGCTAACAAAGATCCGTTTCGTGGCCAAACAGAACGAGCATCGAATACAAGTTGTCTGCATGTCGGCCACATTGCCCAACATCGATCTGCTCGCTCGATGGTTGGAGGCTGAACTCTTTCATACCGATTTTCGTCCCATCGAGTTGgtggaaatgataaaaattggAAATACCATCTTCGGAGCCGCACCGACTGAGGGAGCAGGGCAGGCTTTACGGGTGATCGATGGCACTTTGTTGGGTTGTCCGATACCCAACGATCCTGACCACGTGGCCCTCCTATGCCTGGAAACGATTCTCGAAGGATGCTCAGTAATAGTATTCTGTCCCTCGAAAGACTGGTGTGAACAGTTGGCTATTGCACTCGCCAGTACACTTCATGGCCTGCGAAAGGAATCGCATCCTCACCGAGAGCTGAGCGAAAGGATAAAGGGACAGTTTGATGGAGACCGACTGGAGGAAGTTTTGCTGCAACTTCGCAACTGTCCTGCGGCGTTAGATAGCGTTCTGGAGAAAACTGTAAGGTACGGTGTCGCATTCCATCACGCCGGGTTGACAACGGACGAGCGGGACATCATCGAGGCGTCCTTTCGGGACGGTGCGCTGAGGATTATCGTTGCCACCAGCACGTTAAGCAGTGGCGTGAATCTTCCTGCACGGCGTGTCATTGTACGAACACCCAAATTCGGTGGCCGCCAGATGAGTGCCCTCACCTACAAACAGATGATTGGGCGAGCGGGAAGAAAAGGGCGCGATACGTTAGGAGAATCTGTGCTGATCTGTTCCCCGACAGAGGAAAAGATTGGTCGCGAGCTCGTAGGGACCGTCCTGCCTCCGGTTCGATCGTGTTTGGATAGTGAGAATTATGTAAGGAAATACCACGCTCACTAGTCACTTTTATTAATCATAGCCTTTCGATATATTTTTTAGACTCACCTAAATAGAGCCGTGTTAGAAATAATTGCATCGGGTAGTGCGAGCACCACGAAGCAATTGGAATCATTCGTTAACACGACTCTGTACAGCTGCGAACGAGGGTATCAATTCGAAGTGGATGATCAACTAATACTTAGTGCAAAACGAGAGCAGAAACAACCGCCCCAACCTCCTTCTAACGATAAAGATGAAAAGAGCGAATCGGATCCGATCGCTTCATGTATAGAATTTTTACTAGAGTACGAATTTATTCGACTACTAAAGGACGATGCAGGAGcgacagaagaaaaagaagatgcCAAGATGGTTCACCTCTCTGCCACCCGCCTCGGCCATGCGTGTCTTGCTGCGTCCCTCCCTCCAAAGGATGGGTTCCTCCTGTTTAGCGAACTACAAAAAGCACGCCAGTGCTTTGTGTTGGAATCGGAATTGCACGCGGTCTACCTTGTCACGCCATACTCGGTGGCGTACCAATGGCAACAGATAGATTGGATGGATTTCCTCGACCTCTGGGAAAAGCTGCCGGTGGCTTCCAAGCGCGTCGGTGAGCTGGTCGGTGTGAAAGAATCGTTCATGGTACGGGCCATGCGTGGCACCGGGAATTTGGACTACCGTGCGCTACAAATACACAAACGGTTCTACACCGCGCTAGCGTTGCTCGAGCTGGTCAACGAGGTGCCTCTGTGTACGGTCGCAAGAAAGTTCAAGTGTTGTCGAGGATTGCTGCAAAGTCTGCAGCAAATATCAGCCACATTTGCCGGCATCGTGACGTCTTTTTGCCATGCGCTCCACTGGACGTTGGTGCAGCTGATCGTAAGCCAGTTCCGAGAGCGTCTGTTTTTCGGCGTCGCACATGAGCTGTTGGGTTTGATGAGAATACCTTCCCTGAACGGACAAAGGGCTCGGTTGTTGTACGATGGTGGCATTCCCGGACTGGCGGAGCTCGCTAACGCCGATCGGTTGACGGTCGAGAAGATCCTCTACAATCGTACCAGCTTCGAAGCGGAGCGATTgcgtgaaaatgaaaacgagtACGATGCAGCCAGGCGCAAAAATCTACGTAATCTGTACCTCACCGGGCGAGCCGGTATGACGGTAGAGGAAGCGGCTCGGTTGCTTATACAGGAAGCGCGTACCTTTCTCCAGCTAGAGCATGGATTAGAAAATCCCAATTGGACAACCCAAGACGAGGCAGTCAAAACGTCTACTACACCGGCGGAAACTTCAACAGTGACGTCGACTAACTCTGTTGAACAGCAATCTAAAAGGCAAGACCAATCATCCAACAGTGTCCTCTCTCGGGTAGATTCTTCGGTGGGTTGCTCGGGGCAGTTCCACAACTCGCTTCTGATGACCGATCTTGTACGACCCGCAGACAATGACGATCGCTACCCGAAGTCTCTTCGAATCGTGGATGTTTGTGCTGATCGCCTCGATTTCGAACAATTTCTCAAGACCGTTAACGAGTACGATCGCATGTCGGTTGCTTGCGGTGTTGCACGGGACGAAAGTGTTCCACCTGATAGTGCAGGGGATGTTAAAATTGGGGGCCACCTTCTGAAGAAGGTTCCACACGCTGCGGTGGCGTTCTATGGAAGACACAGCAAGCGATCGTTTACTTTCGATTGTGATCTCTACCTGGCCGGTGTTGGCATCACGGGTTGTAAGGTTGGACAGCCGAAAGACGACACCGTGTACTACATGGATTTGCAAAACGGCACAGTGATCGGTGACGAGGAAAAACGGCAAACAATACGAACATTGCTCCAGAAGGAGGGGCTTTCCGTCACGCTGCTAGACGCCAAGGATCAAGTGAAGGTATTCTATAACGCTGGTTTGCTCCGAAGCGTTGGCGTTTTGGAGGAAGTTCTCGCCACAGTACAAGACCCGCGAGTAGCTTGCTGGTTGATGCAGACGGAGGAGAAAACGTTGACGGTGGAAGCCATGATTGCGCGACACTGTCCCGGGTTGCAACACGCAGAGCTCAGGTGGACCGGACAGCGCTGGATATCACCGAAATGGATCGGCTACGGGATGAATCATCACAGCCCCATCGATGCCAAACAACGGTGAGTTCTAACTGATCGATCTTATTCATTTCACTCGCATTTCGGATACACATTTTCGGATTTAGCAAACGAAGTTAACTGCACACACTGGCGACTTTCTAAGTATTAGCTCATGGTAGCGACATTTGAATGTCCTACAGCTTTATTTATTCCTTTTGGCTGCATCTGCTGCCGCGGTAGCTTGACGCACTGCCTGCGCTCGTTGCTCTCCTTGGGTACCAGCAGGAAGTTGGTTAATGTTGGCCTTGATTTGCTGACCCCTGGCTGCCTGTTTGTCCATTTTTGCTACTAGGACGCTTGGATTCCAGCTGGCTTGTAGTAAAGTAAGTAATGTTTGGCTTCAAACTGGCTTCTGATGTCGACACGTTCCTGATGCATCCGTTTTATATCAGCTCGACTCGCGAAGCGAAGAATGTATTTGTGGCTAGCTCACATCATCGCACATGCTGTTGGAACAAATGATTGTATTGCTTTTGCTTTGCTCAGAGAGGTTTATTATTTATCATTGTATGCTTCGTTAGTTTGTCCCGTCTCAaagaattgtttgttttaaataagtgAATCATGTATTGAGGCAACATTATCAACACATTTTTAGCATTTCCTTGCATTCGTCTCACTTCGAGTGTTGAGGCGAGATTGTGGACAgctttctaaaataaaaaaatgtacgtATTTGATTGCATACGACAGTCAAGTGTTGCATCCGGGCACAATGATACTTTGGCATCATACTTTGTTTGATTATCCCTTGCAAATGATAACACAGCGGCCAACTTTCTTACCGTTTGTACTTATGACCTCTACCCTATAGCCATGGGGTTAAAACAACTCTCAATTTCAATTGGTTAACTTATCTGGTTTAAAAATCTGATGATTGCTGTTGGGATCACGTGGTCGAGTTGTGTGAAAGAAACAACGGGTAAACGGGATGAGTCATAATCTTCGGCAGATTTGCTACAATCGTGGGATGAAAGAATTGTCGATTGCTACATTTAATTTTGCTACAATGTAAAATCCGACATAGACCGTTTGTGGTAACgtaaacataataaaagaaacgaaacacgAAGATGGATTTTTCGGAAACGAACAGAAATGGAACAATGATGCTGGAAACTAAAATCTAGGTTGATCATTTTTTGAACAACAATTTCTCAacagaaatgttttcaaaatacaTCATTTCGATTCATTCGATAATTTAACATCAAAGTCTGCTTTGATTTGAGTATTGCGCCCAAGACATTATAGTGTGTTAGCATTTCAATAATCCCTTTTAATCTTTggcctttttaatttttgatgaagaaaaatattatacaTAAAACATTCTAGAAGAAAACCTGAATgtaatttttaacatttctttCATTTGAAGGTGTGCAGTAGAATGTCTTCTTGTCGATCACCTGATGGAATCGGTACTCGATCGACTCGCAGCAGACGGTGGTGAAACGCTCCTGACGTGCTTTTCATCCAGAGAGATGCCCGTCCAGCTGGCCCTGGCCCGTTGTGAACTGGACGGATTTCCGGTCGATCGGCCGAAGCTCTGCGCGCTGATTGCACACCTTAAAGCGTCCCGCGAACGGATTGCAGAGGACGCACGCAAACTAAACGGCAACCGACGGCTCGATTTTGGATCATCACGTGCGGTGGCCATTGCCTTACGGCTAGCCGCAGCCGGCGAGAATAGTAAGCGGGTCCGCACGACACGGCAAACCCTCGAACGCCTTGATTCACCTTTGGCGGCGCTGGTGATTGCGTATCGCAAGATCGAGAGTAATCTGACGCGCACGATCGAGCCTCTCTACCGTACGATTTGCCCGCGAACGGGCCGCATTCATGGGCGCAGCTTCTGCTACACTTCGACCGGGCGAATCACGATGCACGAACCAAACCTGCAGACGGTGGTGAAAGACTTTGATGTGCCCTGTTCCCCGATTGCGGAGCGATTTAGCTGCCGAAGCACGTTCATCTGCAGCCATCCGGGCGTGGTGTTGCTGTCGGCCGACTTTTGCCAACTAGAGCTGTGCATCCTCACGCACCTTTCGCAGGATCGCCGTCTAATGGAAGCATTGAGCAATGATTCTAAGGGGAAAAGAGATGTCTTTCGATCGCTTGCCGCTCGGTGGAACCGACTAGACAAGGAAGCGGATGTATCCGAAGAGCTACGGAATCGCACCAAGGCGATTGTATACGGCGTTATCTACGGTATGGGCGTGCGGTCAATGGCAGCCGAGCTGCAGATCGATGAAGATGCTGCTCGAACGCTGATGGAGCAATTTCATGCGTCCTACCCGGACATCCGGCGCTACACGGAGCGGGTCGTGCAATTAACCCGACAGCTCGGCTACATTGAGACGCTAACCGGGCGCAGACGCTACCTGCCCGCCATCAACAGTCCTGACAGTAGCGAACGGGCCGAGGCGGAGCGGCAGGCCGTATGCACCACGATCCAGGGCTCTGCCGCCGACATCCTCAAGAACGCGATCGTGCGCATGGTACGCAATCTGCGCAAGTACCGTGACGTGCTTGATCTCAGTACGATCCGGCTAGTGTTGCATTTACACGACGAGCTCATCTACGAAGTACCGCGCGGTCAGCTTCCCAAGGTCGCCAAAATACTCCGTTCGAGCATGGAGAACTGCGCCAAGCTGAGCGTTCCGTTGCGGGTGAAACTGAAGGCTGGAAGCAGCTGGGGAAAACTAGAAGAATTGTCATTGTGAAAAAGCAGGACTGCGAGGAGGTGTGGACGTTACTTTGTTAACAGTGTGTATAGTTTTCGATTATTGAAATCTACATTTTATCCTAAAAAATCGCATTTTTAGAATTATGTTGCTCGGTATTAGCATCTTTTCGGATATCTGTGCGAGCTGGAAAGAAACTGCAAAATGTGTTGCAATACTATTTCTACCATTTTCCCTCTGATCATTATCGTTTCGGATatgtaaaatgtttcataataATTTAACTAGACTTTGCTTCGTTATCTAAATAAGCAGCTCATTTTAAGGGTTCATAAGCTGCATGATTTTATTCAATAGTTGGCTTTAAATTTTGCTATGGCTCTATCCACTGCCGCTTTGCGATCAGCTTCGGAGGCTCCTGGGGGAAGTTTATGAATCTCTTCCTTGATAAGTTTGGCTTTTATGTCTTCCTTATTCATCTTGGGGCTCGCTCTTTGATTCCAGTTGGCTTGTAGGAAAGTAAGTAATGTTTTCCACACTGTTTGGCTTCAAACTGGCTTTTGATGGCGATACGTCCCAGATGCGTTCGTTTTTATACCAACATAAATCGAGCCGAATGATTGCGACGCTTTCGCAAAATGCAAATGCCAATGAGAACTTTGTTGTTTATCTTTATCTGCAGCTTATCTGCGCCTCaatgaatgttttctttaaaatacgTGAAGCATGGTTTGAGGCAACATAAAAGGCACAATTTGCTATTTTCTTGCATTCGATTCACTTTGACTTGTTGAAGCGAGATTGTGGACAGTTTTGTGAAGTTGACAAAAATGGTGTATCGACAATATTTAATCtgggaaagcaaacaaaaaccatttctaatAATCAGCATATTATTTTCTCTGCTACTGGTACGTAAGAATGTGCGCTTGTTTGAATCATGTATACACACATCTTACAAACAAAGTATAGCAGAATAAACAATCCCACGGTGACATAAATAAATAGCAGAATCGCAAAGAACGAATTTCCTTGGGGGGAATGGGAGTACAATGTATTTCAACTCAAATATGTTGCAACAAATAATCGTGCTATTTCTCCCTTTTCCATAAGCAATGAAGCACCGTTTTGTAGATTGAAGATTGATAGCAGATTCACTTTTTCAACATTCTAAGGTATCAAACCTGGGCTTTCATTTCCCCTGCTTTGCGGCCCATTCCGTCCAGGATCCCTTGTAGTTACGGGCgcttaaagaaaagaaaaatagattAATCCACTGTTAAGTTAAACATCATTACAAGCACAATTCGTTGTCGGCACTAGAACATCAGTACAAGCATGAGTTAATGAAGCGAGAATGGTTTTTAAAAGCATACGCTGATCTACTGTACATCTCATTATAATGCGGCTTTTTGTCAACATTATAGTATATTACATACTTGGCAAATCCTAAGCTGGTCGCAAGATCAGCAGCTTTCTGCGCACGCCCTCCCAttttgcagtggaaaattatttccgTTTCTGGCTCAGGTTTTTCTCGGCCAAATTTGCCTTTGAATTCATCTGGCGACAGCTTCAGTCCCTGCTCCAGCACTGGCACTGCAAAGAAAAGTATCGGTAAACTCAGCCCATGCCCATGAGGTTCAAACTCAAACCATACAAAAACGCAACATTACAGAAAAACGACAAGCAATTTAACATAACAGTTCATCCACCAGACATACGGTTAGTAGGGCGACGATGTTTATTCCATTCTAATTGCGATGATGTTATCAGAAGCGATTGAACAGTTGAGCAACATTTGATGTTTTGCGCCGACCGATTCAAGAATGTTGGATGCAATTGAACGAAAAGGGGACCAGCTTACTTTCTGTAACCTAACTCTGTGATCGCTTCGAGTGCCATCTGACTACGACGTCCGGTGCGGCAAGACAGGATAAGATAGTGATCAGGTGCTGGTTTTGGAACTCCATAAAGCCTTGCAAACTCCTCATCCGACGTTTCCGGACCGAAAGCTTGTTTCACTTTATCGACTTCGCACAATAGGGATATGATACACAAAGCAAAGGACCAGCGATAGAAAGGAGAAAATAGCAGTAAAAATACAGGGAAACAGAAGTTGTGTTTCAGAGGTTTATGCAAACGTCAAAGAACAATGAAACCACACAGATCCTCAATTTCTTAATTTACAGACAACTTACGTGGAATGTTGATACTCGTTGGAATCTTTCCCGTTTCGGCAAGCTCCTCTGGGCCTCGTACATCGACCAGTAGCTTCTCGGGATGGTTGGGCAAATCCAACACCTCTTCATATGTTGCTATCGACATCTTACTTCCGAGACAGCAACTCCAAAAGAATCGAAACGACTGGTACCTAGAACGGCGTTGAAACTAATGTTGCTTTAAAGCTATCAGCCACGCGAACTGTATCAGTCTGTACAAGAAGATGGTAAGCCTTATCGGCTACCCCCAAAAGATAGCacgaatttaattttactttcggCGCTGATAAGAAATTGAAGTTGAAATGAATCGTCTTTATTTGTGTTTCGAGTTTATTAAACTcaaatcttaaaaaaaaacttcttcaAAGGTTCATTGCAGTAGTTATTGATTTCAACAGCTCCAGATGTTTCTCATCTTTCGATGAACTTTCTTGTATCAATTAACGGGCAAGCCATGCCGCGGTCCCCACTCCTGCCATGAGCCAACATAGTTTTTCACACTAAAAATAAACGTGTAAATAGATTGTATAATGTGCTTGATAAACAAAGCTTATCGCTATCAGTTGATTTACTTGTGGAATCCAAGTTGTTCGGCCTCAAATGCTGCTTGCCCTGCTCGGACACCTGAACGGCAGCTAAATATGATAGGATCTTCAGCTGTAGGTTTTTGGCGCCCGTACTTAGCTTCAAATGTCTCCGGACTGAGAGTAAGCTCAGTTCGTACGGTTTTCACTGAAATGGGAAGATGCATGATATGCGGGAATGCTCTTGTCCGTGAAAACTTACATGGGATGTTGATGCTCGTCGGAATGCGACCCGTGGCGGCCAACTCAGTAGGCTCGCGAACGTCGATCAGAAGCTTCTCGGGATGATTCGGTAGATCAACTATTTCATCATAGTAGGCCACCAGTTGCGGATCAATGCACGCCGGGGCGAATTTGTTTCCTCCACAGTTGTCCGTCTTTTTAGCCACTCCATCATTACCTTGCGACCCACCTGCGAGGAACACCACAACGCAAGTGTTCAGTAACAAAAGCACAGATTTAGACATCTGTTTCCGATCAGTTCTTTACGAAAATCAAATCGATAGTACGGAAAGGAAGCCACCAATTGCGTGTTGGTTCAACAAAATGGCGTTCAACAAAACCTGTTCTGTGTTCTACacttgatgagctatttctgACAAATCAAATCGAACAGCCGCACAATGTTACTTCTAGTAGAAGcctttcaacaaaaaaacacgattGGCACGTAATGGACATGATCAAACATGCAGCGTCATTTTGGACATTTTTCGCGAGGAACAAATACAATACCAGCAGGCGCTAGTACGTTGGCGGTAGTTGTTAGAGAACTGATGGAGGCTCTGTAAATTTGATGATCATTTCTAGCTGATTCCAGATGTATCCCCATAAAGTTTCCGCATGGAACTACATTGTTACGGCGCGGAATTGTTTGGTAAAGACTGTTGGAGAAACAAACTTTGTGTATAAACCCTATGTGTCAGTTTGACACATTTGTCAATACTGAAATACATTATGAATTCATTCTGTGTTCTACCGCCAACGAAACCACACGTGTTTTTCATTACGATATCACTTTAGGTTATGGTCCCAGTGTAACAAAATGGAGGATGAGAAAAATGATCGTTTTCTGCTCCCATTGTTTAATGGCTCTAATTACAATGCCTGGAAATTCCGTATGCGTGTGTTATTGGAAGAGCGTGATCTTTTAACGTGTGTAGAAACAGAATCGGCGGATATCGAGGAGCTGCGTGATGCTCCTGGTGATACAGCAGAGAAAAGTAGAGAAAAGGCTATGGCGCGCgagaaaaggattaaaatggacaaaaagtgcaaaagctTGTTGGTGTCAAGGATACACGATTCCCAGCTGGAATATGTACAGGATAAACCTACACCAAAAGCTATTTGGGACGCTTTGTCTCGCATTTTCGAGCGGAAAAGTATCGCCAGCCGAATGCACCTCAAGCGACGAATGCTCTCATTGCGTTTTGAGAGCGGAACACTGCAGGATCATTTCCTAGTATTTGATCGCTTAGTGCGGGAATACCGTGCAACAGGGGCAGTGATCGAGGACTTGGATGTAGTTTGCCACTTACTTTTGACTCTTGGATCCGCGTACTCAACGGTAGTGACCGCGTTGGAAACCATGCCCGAAGAGAACCTGAATCTAGAATTCGTAAAATGTCGTCTGTTGGACGAAGAGATTAAACAACGAGGCTCAGGTATGGAACCGGCTTTAGTTGAAAGCGGATCACCGGCTTTTGtgagtacgaagaaagtgtttAAGACGAAGAAAATGTTCAAGTGCTACGGGTGCCAACAAGAAGGCCACAAACTTTCAAAATGTCCCAATAGAAAGCCAAAGGCGAATTTGGCAAGCAACGGCAGTGTTTCGTTCGTCAGTTTGGTCAGTAGCAATGAGTTATTGGAAAAACAGGAGAAGGTGCAATGGGTTATTGATTCGGGGTGTTCAGACCACCTAGTGAAAGACAAAGGTCTTTTTGAATCATTGTCTCCGTTACCAGTTCCTATAAGAATAGCAGTTGCAAAAGATGGCGCGTCGATCGAAGCTCGGCACATTGGAACAATACGGCTCGTTTCAATAGTAAATGGTGTGTGTATTCCGTGTACGGTAAACGACGTTCTTTTTGTTCCCGCACTACGCTTCAATCTGTTCTCGGTATTGAAAGTTGAACAGAAAGGTATGAAAGTAGTGTTCGAGGATGGAAAAGTGTGCATATGGAAAGACACAAGGCTTGTTGCCACAGGTTCGCGTCGGGGACAGCTGTATGAACTGGATGCAGTCAGTgaaaaatgcaatgaaaagaaatcTTTGGTGGCATGCGGACGAATCACGAAAAACCTTGATTTGTGGCATCGTAGGTTTGGTCATGTGAATAATCGAACACTAGAAAAGTTGATTAGACATAATTTTGTGAAAGGCCTAGATTCTGTGAAGTGTGACGATTCGGATAAAATTACTACCGTGTGTGAAACGTGCGTAATGAGTAAACAGACTCGTCAACCTTTTACAACATACGAAGGAAAACGCTCAACACGTATACTGGAAATGATCCACTCGGATGTATGCGGACCAATTACACCAGTGGGTCCAAATGGTGAACGTTATTTCGTGACGTTTATTGACGACTGGAGTCATTTTGTCATGGTTTACCCCATGAAACGTAAGGATGAGGTGTTTGaactttttgtaaaatatgagGCGTTAGTGACAGCAAAATTCTCTACAAGAATATCGCGTTTAAGGTGTGATAATGGAGGAGAATTTAAAAACCGCCATTTTGAAGCCTTTTGTCGTCGGCAAGGAATTCAAATAGAGTACACAATACCATACACCCCACAACAAAATGGCACTAGTGAAAGAATGAATCGCACACTTGTAGAGCGAGCTAGGGCAATGTTGGAAGGTGCAAAGATCGACAAATGTTTTTGGGTACAAGCGGTCGAAACAGCAGGATATGTGGTTAATCGTTGTCCAACAAGAGCGAATGACGATGACAAAAGTCCAGCTGAGTTATGGGAAAGTACCAAACCTGATTT encodes:
- the LOC131282811 gene encoding DNA polymerase theta, whose product is MTEFSQSLQLGENTLETLERQLVKPFTPPSVNAADRRTTRSSQGQRTNWQSSTEEVIEESPTNVKGSAELSRQRSVRERLQIISTQSRTRKTSKRTTKRTNSTVAGSQCKDQQVVGATSKDGQSSSHVGEKENIPDGFVPGLPLGCPEGGIKSRTNKALVDSFSRAIELNCVSGDDDPSPEKMARISNNEYDDLFQSSIFSVDAARSQTLQLNQENPKEASYHTLFDQSDFTLDKYDRTTPGQLPPEPTETEHPLRSSLAMMSMSESEQEIFSETVFDRAISSDLMIEEGEEHTGLEESLRVTDSANDTIEDVLLNIENVTFSQPLGPIGSGMYRQHPSSEQSNDVLDLIESDKTGSGQTVQAMLTTIRNTNDSVILSENCNRTQSTSLVKEPREHLDCSMSFDNSNDLRSLASWGLPTTVTDEYAKKGIVELFQWQVDCLSQKEVLLEGKNLVYSAPTSAGKTLVSEFLMAKTIAERKLKVLLILPFVAVAREKMLYLRDLLASSGMRVEGFYGGYHPPGGFESVDLAVCTIEKANSIVNRLLEQSNLSSLGMVVVDEAHLISDPSRGYILELLLTKIRFVAKQNEHRIQVVCMSATLPNIDLLARWLEAELFHTDFRPIELVEMIKIGNTIFGAAPTEGAGQALRVIDGTLLGCPIPNDPDHVALLCLETILEGCSVIVFCPSKDWCEQLAIALASTLHGLRKESHPHRELSERIKGQFDGDRLEEVLLQLRNCPAALDSVLEKTVRYGVAFHHAGLTTDERDIIEASFRDGALRIIVATSTLSSGVNLPARRVIVRTPKFGGRQMSALTYKQMIGRAGRKGRDTLGESVLICSPTEEKIGRELVGTVLPPVRSCLDSENYTHLNRAVLEIIASGSASTTKQLESFVNTTLYSCERGYQFEVDDQLILSAKREQKQPPQPPSNDKDEKSESDPIASCIEFLLEYEFIRLLKDDAGATEEKEDAKMVHLSATRLGHACLAASLPPKDGFLLFSELQKARQCFVLESELHAVYLVTPYSVAYQWQQIDWMDFLDLWEKLPVASKRVGELVGVKESFMVRAMRGTGNLDYRALQIHKRFYTALALLELVNEVPLCTVARKFKCCRGLLQSLQQISATFAGIVTSFCHALHWTLVQLIVSQFRERLFFGVAHELLGLMRIPSLNGQRARLLYDGGIPGLAELANADRLTVEKILYNRTSFEAERLRENENEYDAARRKNLRNLYLTGRAGMTVEEAARLLIQEARTFLQLEHGLENPNWTTQDEAVKTSTTPAETSTVTSTNSVEQQSKRQDQSSNSVLSRVDSSVGCSGQFHNSLLMTDLVRPADNDDRYPKSLRIVDVCADRLDFEQFLKTVNEYDRMSVACGVARDESVPPDSAGDVKIGGHLLKKVPHAAVAFYGRHSKRSFTFDCDLYLAGVGITGCKVGQPKDDTVYYMDLQNGTVIGDEEKRQTIRTLLQKEGLSVTLLDAKDQVKVFYNAGLLRSVGVLEEVLATVQDPRVACWLMQTEEKTLTVEAMIARHCPGLQHAELRWTGQRWISPKWIGYGMNHHSPIDAKQRCAVECLLVDHLMESVLDRLAADGGETLLTCFSSREMPVQLALARCELDGFPVDRPKLCALIAHLKASRERIAEDARKLNGNRRLDFGSSRAVAIALRLAAAGENSKRVRTTRQTLERLDSPLAALVIAYRKIESNLTRTIEPLYRTICPRTGRIHGRSFCYTSTGRITMHEPNLQTVVKDFDVPCSPIAERFSCRSTFICSHPGVVLLSADFCQLELCILTHLSQDRRLMEALSNDSKGKRDVFRSLAARWNRLDKEADVSEELRNRTKAIVYGVIYGMGVRSMAAELQIDEDAARTLMEQFHASYPDIRRYTERVVQLTRQLGYIETLTGRRRYLPAINSPDSSERAEAERQAVCTTIQGSAADILKNAIVRMVRNLRKYRDVLDLSTIRLVLHLHDELIYEVPRGQLPKVAKILRSSMENCAKLSVPLRVKLKAGSSWGKLEELSL
- the LOC131294778 gene encoding uncharacterized protein LOC131294778, whose product is MSKSVLLLLNTCVVVFLAGGSQGNDGVAKKTDNCGGNKFAPACIDPQLVAYYDEIVDLPNHPEKLLIDVREPTELAATGRIPTSINIPLKTVRTELTLSPETFEAKYGRQKPTAEDPIIFSCRSGVRAGQAAFEAEQLGFHNVKNYVGSWQEWGPRHGLPFQRRSRYQSFRFFWSCCLGSKMSIATYEEVLDLPNHPEKLLVDVRGPEELAETGKIPTSINIPLDKVKQAFGPETSDEEFARLYGVPKPAPDHYLILSCRTGRRSQMALEAITELGYRNARNYKGSWTEWAAKQGK